A part of Brassica rapa cultivar Chiifu-401-42 chromosome A05, CAAS_Brap_v3.01, whole genome shotgun sequence genomic DNA contains:
- the LOC117134089 gene encoding uncharacterized protein LOC117134089 — translation MIYRFLPLRFYIHLLIDVLFASKKFLAFQPLIAMKLSGVSDTVKTNGEAAIPSSSVNPVAQPGVSSGDVNPIPSGLVKPVAQTDVSSGDAIAMKSKDVTAEAKNSIKPNGKTGASSGLKLGVRGRASVSFVDKGKAIVSENVGKVITFKDITFGPHEDEVRFRLIHFWEAWNVQTKVLIGIEMLLIDEEESVIQGFIPYGRIDTYLRHMKTGATYRLNKFFGSKSKTIYRVAESSVTICFSSNSVLSGLEDSSISFPVDRFRIHGHK, via the exons ATGATTTATCGCTTTCTTCCACTGAGATTCTATATACATCTCTTAATCGATGTTTTATTTGCATCAAAAAAATTTCTAGCCTTTCAACCGCTCATTGCGATGAAGTTATCCGGTGTTTCCGACACAGTGAAAACGAACGGCGAAGCGGCGATCCCCTCCAGTTCGGTCAACCCCGTCGCCCAACCCGGTGTATCTTCCGGCGATGTCAATCCGATCCCCTCCGGTCTGGTCAAACCCGTCGCTCAAACCGATGTCTCTTCCGGCGATGCCATTGCGATGAAGTCAAAAGACGTAACGGCAGAAGCGAAGAATTCGATCAAACCAAACGGCAAAACCGGTGCCTCCTCCGGTCTCAAACTCGGTGTTAGAGGCAGAGCCTCTGTCTCATTCGTCGATAAAGGCAAAGCTATCGTCTCCGAGAACGTGGGAAAGGTTATTACCTTCAAAGACATCACTTTCGGGCCCCATGAAGACGAGGTGCGGTTCCGGTTGATCCACTTTTGGGAGGCTTGGAATGTTCAGACGAAGGTGCTTATCGGCATCGAAATGCTTCTCATCGACGAAGAG GAGAGTGTTATCCAGGGCTTCATCCCCTATGGAAGGATTGACACATATTTGCGTCACATGAAAACTGGTGCTACATACCGACTCAACAAGTTTTTCGGATCAAAGAGCAAGACTATCTACCGGGTAGCTGAGTCAAGTGTCACTATTTGCTTCTCAAGTAACTCTGTCCTCTCTGGACTCGAGGACAGTTCGATCAGCTTTCCTGTAGATCGGTTCCGGATTCATGGACACAAATAA
- the LOC117134091 gene encoding replication protein A 70 kDa DNA-binding subunit E-like, giving the protein MASSRVFLDGDVEETLLYLSWLDSNLDVASRVNAEVVTKPELATLGDLFSYMNQASAKVAWFECTATIYDVVNGSGWYYIGCGVCHTKATKGPTTLMCKKCGKSEIVGVPQYLSKLSVYDHSDQAVFVVLGDAGEELTGKKAAELVERYYEANDSVGEDHIVPVPQAMIDTIGQTRKFIVKVSTHNLTAKTQTLTVTKVLPLEAPEPEGNVGVNVGKEGDSESEDHADKLVKRGADGIESEGVKRAKCG; this is encoded by the exons ATGGCGTCTTCACGGGTATTTCTGGATGGTGATGTCGAAGAAACGCTGTTGTACCTCAGCTG GTTGGACTCGAACCTAGATGTTGCCAGCAGAGTTAACGCAGAGGTGGTCACTAAGCCTGAGTTAGCGACACTGGGAGACCTCTTCTCTTATATGAATCAGGCATCCGCTAAG GTTGCTTGGTTTGAGTGCACAGCAACAATTTATGATGTCGTGAACGGTTCTGGATGGTATTATATAGGCTGCGGTGTGTGCCATACTAAGGCAACAAAAGGTCCTACAACGCTTATGTGTAAGAAATGTGGGAAGAGTGAGATCGTCGGTGTGCCGCA GTATCTATCGAAGCTCTCTGTATATGACCATAGCGATCAAGCCGTTTTTGTTGTCCTTGGTGATGCTGGTGAGGAATTGACTGGAAAGAAAGCTGCTGAGTTGGTGGAGCGATATTACGAG GCCAATGATAGTGTGGGAGAGGATCACATAGTTCCAGTGCCTCAAGCCATGATTGATACCATCGGACAGACCCGGAAGTTCATTGTGAAGGTATCAACCCACAACCTGACTGCCAAGACCCAAACTTTAACTGTGACAAAAGTGCTCCCACTTGAAGCCCCAGAACCCGAAGGCAACGTAGGAGTGAACGTTGGTAAGGAAGGTGATAGTGAGAGTGAGGATCATGCAGATAAGTTGGTGAAAAGGGGTGCTGATGGGATTGAGTCGGAAGGTGTGAAGCGTGCCAAATGTGGCTAA